The Pseudomonas azotoformans genome has a segment encoding these proteins:
- a CDS encoding ABC transporter ATP-binding protein: MLIVENIHSYYDKSHVLEGVSLTVNPGELVTLLGRNGAGKTTTLRSILGIICPRQGQIHFNGQALVGQKIFEIARQGLALVPENRGIFRLLTVEENLRIAARKTSRWQLEDVYAMFPRLKERRKNAGHALSGGEQQMLAIARALLNDPKLLILDEPTEGLAPVIVDELVKILRKVKDDGLPVLLVEQNLMVCDKLADRHYVLEQGRVVYEGSAEAFRADPTIKNRYLALSA; the protein is encoded by the coding sequence ATGCTGATCGTCGAGAACATCCATTCCTACTACGACAAGAGCCATGTGCTGGAAGGTGTGTCGCTGACCGTCAACCCTGGCGAACTGGTGACGCTGCTGGGTCGCAATGGCGCTGGCAAGACCACCACCTTGCGCAGCATCCTCGGCATCATCTGCCCGCGCCAGGGCCAGATCCATTTCAACGGCCAGGCATTGGTGGGCCAGAAGATCTTCGAAATTGCCCGCCAGGGCCTGGCACTGGTGCCGGAGAACCGTGGGATTTTCCGCCTGCTTACCGTCGAAGAAAACCTGCGCATCGCCGCACGCAAGACCAGCCGCTGGCAGCTCGAAGACGTGTACGCCATGTTCCCGCGCCTCAAGGAACGCCGCAAAAACGCTGGCCACGCGTTGTCCGGCGGCGAGCAGCAGATGCTCGCCATCGCCCGTGCCCTGCTCAACGATCCCAAGCTATTGATCCTCGATGAACCCACCGAAGGCCTGGCACCGGTGATCGTCGACGAGTTGGTGAAGATCCTGCGCAAGGTCAAGGACGACGGCCTGCCAGTGTTGCTGGTGGAACAGAACCTGATGGTCTGCGACAAGCTCGCCGACCGCCATTACGTGCTCGAACAGGGCCGCGTGGTCTACGAGGGCAGCGCCGAAGCCTTCCGCGCCGACCCGACCATCAAAAACCGTTACCTGGCCCTGAGTGCCTGA
- a CDS encoding Zn-dependent hydrolase: MNSFAQPLKSNAPLINRDRLWQSLMDLAQLGATVKGGVCRLALTDLDRQARDLFVQWCEAAGCSVTVDAIGNIFARRAGRNPALPPVMTGSHIDTQPTGGKFDGCYGVMAGLEVIRTLNDLNIETQAPIEVVVWTNEEGSRFPPCMMGSGVFAGKFDLQDTLDKVDDQGLSVGAELQRIGYAGSRAVLGHPVGAYFEAHIEQGPVLEDQATTIGVVMGCLGQKWFDLTFTGVEAHAGPTPMHLRKDALVGAAEVVSAVNRIAHQQQPHACGTVGCLSLHPGSRNVIPGQVHMTLDLRHLHADKLHAMVDEVRGVIEATAARHGLAYELTPTADFPPLDFAPACVNAVREGAEALGLSHMDIVSGAGHDAIFVAELGPAGMIFVPCEGGISHNEIENAAPDDLAAGCAVLLRAMVNAAQGEIA; the protein is encoded by the coding sequence ATGAATAGTTTTGCGCAACCGCTCAAGAGCAACGCCCCGCTGATCAACCGCGACCGCCTGTGGCAATCCTTGATGGACCTGGCCCAGCTCGGCGCCACCGTCAAAGGCGGCGTATGTCGCCTGGCCCTCACCGACCTCGACCGCCAGGCCCGCGACCTGTTTGTGCAATGGTGCGAGGCCGCCGGGTGCAGCGTCACGGTCGACGCTATCGGCAATATCTTTGCGCGCCGCGCCGGGCGCAATCCGGCCCTGCCCCCGGTGATGACCGGCAGCCATATCGACACCCAACCCACGGGCGGCAAGTTCGACGGCTGTTATGGGGTAATGGCCGGACTGGAAGTGATCCGCACCCTGAATGATTTGAACATCGAAACCCAAGCGCCGATTGAAGTGGTGGTGTGGACCAACGAAGAAGGCTCGCGTTTTCCGCCGTGCATGATGGGTTCCGGGGTGTTTGCCGGTAAGTTCGATTTGCAGGACACCCTCGACAAAGTCGATGACCAGGGCCTGTCGGTGGGCGCCGAATTGCAACGCATTGGGTATGCCGGCTCCCGCGCCGTGCTCGGCCACCCGGTCGGCGCTTACTTCGAAGCACATATCGAACAGGGCCCGGTGCTGGAAGACCAGGCCACTACCATCGGCGTGGTCATGGGCTGCCTGGGCCAGAAGTGGTTCGACCTGACCTTCACCGGCGTCGAAGCCCACGCCGGCCCGACGCCGATGCACCTGCGCAAGGACGCCCTGGTCGGCGCTGCCGAGGTGGTCAGCGCGGTCAACCGCATCGCCCACCAACAGCAACCCCACGCCTGCGGCACGGTCGGTTGCCTGAGCCTGCACCCCGGTTCGCGCAACGTGATTCCCGGCCAGGTGCACATGACCCTCGACCTGCGTCACCTGCATGCAGACAAACTACACGCCATGGTCGATGAAGTGCGCGGCGTGATCGAAGCCACCGCCGCCAGGCACGGGTTGGCGTATGAACTGACGCCAACCGCCGACTTCCCACCGCTGGACTTCGCCCCAGCCTGCGTCAACGCAGTACGAGAAGGCGCCGAAGCCTTGGGCTTGAGCCATATGGACATCGTCAGCGGTGCCGGCCACGACGCGATTTTCGTCGCTGAACTGGGTCCGGCCGGGATGATCTTTGTGCCCTGCGAAGGCGGCATCAGCCATAACGAAATCGAAAACGCCGCGCCGGATGACCTGGCAGCGGGCTGCGCGGTATTGCTGCGCGCCATGGTCAATGCGGCGCAGGGGGAAATCGCATGA